Proteins encoded by one window of Paraburkholderia terrae:
- a CDS encoding enoyl-CoA hydratase-related protein, whose product MQNEYFHISNKSGIAHLQLNRPDRLNTMGMAFFSGLRDSVLALDDAGDTRALVISSTGKHFSAGMALDVFAGTTDLFDSSSPRARLSFQRALRNLMDCLDTLDQARFPVICAIQGGCIGGGLDLAVACDIRICTTDAFFALQETELGMTADLGVLQRLPKIIPAGVARQMAYTSERLSAERALGVGLVNAVLPDAEALLGDAMELARIIASKSPLAVAGCKTAINFARDHSTSESLRHMALLQSSIFDTQDLAEAISAWHGKRQGRFDALSPLTTRQTANPRDRELP is encoded by the coding sequence ATGCAAAACGAGTATTTTCACATCAGCAACAAATCCGGCATCGCACATCTCCAGCTGAACCGTCCCGACCGGCTCAATACGATGGGCATGGCCTTTTTTAGCGGGTTGCGCGACTCCGTCCTGGCGCTCGATGACGCGGGCGACACCCGTGCCCTCGTCATCAGTTCCACTGGAAAGCATTTTTCGGCCGGCATGGCGCTCGACGTGTTCGCCGGCACAACGGATCTGTTTGACAGCAGCAGTCCACGCGCTCGATTGAGCTTCCAGCGCGCGTTGCGAAATCTGATGGATTGCCTCGATACTCTCGATCAAGCCCGGTTCCCCGTCATCTGCGCAATTCAGGGCGGCTGCATCGGCGGAGGCCTCGATCTCGCCGTTGCCTGTGACATTCGCATTTGCACGACCGATGCGTTCTTCGCACTTCAGGAAACCGAGCTCGGCATGACGGCTGATCTGGGTGTGCTCCAGCGGCTGCCGAAGATCATTCCGGCCGGCGTGGCCCGCCAGATGGCCTACACCAGTGAACGGTTGAGCGCCGAGCGTGCATTGGGAGTCGGCCTCGTGAATGCCGTGTTGCCCGATGCCGAGGCGCTGCTCGGGGACGCTATGGAACTGGCCCGAATCATCGCGTCCAAGTCTCCGCTGGCCGTTGCCGGGTGCAAGACTGCGATCAACTTCGCGCGCGATCATAGTACGTCCGAATCTCTGCGACACATGGCGTTGCTGCAGAGCTCCATCTTCGACACCCAGGATCTTGCAGAGGCAATTTCGGCCTGGCACGGAAAGCGACAGGGACGCTTCGACGCGCTATCGCCGCTGACAACCCGCCAGACGGCGAATCCGCGCGACCGGGAATTGCCGTAG
- a CDS encoding D-alanyl-D-alanine carboxypeptidase family protein produces MECPLPPNCRSQFRSENDMKKLICALLLAATSLCARADTPSLYSPSAIVYDVTRGEVLLEKNADDLRPIASLTKLMTAMVVLDKAQEMGDKLTIDEADIDRIKHSGSRIPVGTSLEREAMLRLALMSSENRAASALSRSFPGGQSAFVEQMNLKARGLNTSDTHFEDPTGLSPNNVSTARDVVKLAIEASHYPMISSFTTLTAYEQTIGSRTRFYRNTDPVVRWTDWDVQLAKTGYTREAGRCIVVDVAMQRGPVIIALLGARSSSARSADLATIRNWVNGDERPVAVPRLYYASAHSHHSHSVVASQPHRVKVRFASTGPSHRHASRRVIASRAGA; encoded by the coding sequence ATGGAGTGCCCCCTGCCTCCGAATTGCAGGTCGCAGTTCCGAAGTGAGAATGACATGAAGAAATTGATCTGCGCACTGCTGCTCGCGGCCACGTCTCTATGCGCGCGTGCTGACACCCCGTCGCTCTACTCCCCGAGCGCGATCGTGTACGACGTTACGCGTGGCGAAGTCTTGCTGGAAAAGAATGCCGACGATCTCCGCCCCATCGCGTCGCTGACCAAACTGATGACTGCGATGGTCGTGCTCGACAAGGCACAGGAGATGGGAGATAAGCTGACCATTGACGAGGCCGACATCGACCGGATCAAGCACTCGGGTTCCCGGATACCCGTCGGTACGTCGCTCGAACGCGAGGCGATGCTTCGCCTTGCACTGATGTCGTCCGAAAACCGTGCGGCGTCCGCCCTGTCACGCTCGTTCCCCGGCGGCCAATCGGCGTTCGTCGAGCAGATGAATCTGAAGGCGCGCGGACTAAACACGTCCGACACGCATTTCGAGGATCCGACAGGACTTTCGCCGAACAATGTCTCGACGGCTCGCGATGTTGTCAAACTGGCAATCGAGGCGTCGCACTATCCGATGATCAGTTCATTTACCACGCTGACAGCATACGAACAGACAATTGGCAGCCGGACGCGTTTCTATCGCAACACGGATCCCGTCGTCCGCTGGACGGATTGGGACGTTCAACTCGCGAAAACCGGATACACGCGCGAGGCCGGTCGCTGCATCGTGGTCGACGTCGCGATGCAGAGAGGTCCGGTGATCATTGCGCTGCTTGGCGCACGTTCATCCAGTGCCCGCTCCGCTGATCTGGCCACGATCCGCAACTGGGTGAACGGCGATGAAAGGCCCGTAGCCGTACCCAGGCTGTACTACGCCTCTGCCCATTCTCATCACAGCCACTCGGTCGTCGCCAGCCAACCGCATCGCGTAAAGGTGCGATTCGCGTCGACCGGCCCGTCACACCGCCATGCGTCGCGCCGCGTGATCGCCAGTCGAGCCGGTGCGTAA
- a CDS encoding ABC transporter permease, which produces MEFDGESAARIEQIARRKLRQRHALIIGLRILVLVLLLGGWELCGRLKWIDPFFFSMPSLIFLQIVDWFQNGTSQGPLLVQVWVTLEETLIGFFIGSVAGIVCGVVLGRNKLLADVFDIYIKIANSIPRVVLGSVFVIALGLGMASKVALAVVMVFFVVFGNAFQGVREADRYMIANAQILGASKRQLTTYVVIPSALSWILASLHVSFGFALVGAVVGEFLGSKQGIGLLISTAQGAFNASGVFAAMIVLAVVALATDYLLTTLEKRLLKWRPAAF; this is translated from the coding sequence ATGGAGTTCGACGGCGAATCGGCGGCCAGGATCGAACAGATCGCGCGACGCAAGCTGCGGCAGCGGCACGCCCTGATCATCGGTCTGCGGATTCTCGTGCTTGTGCTCCTGCTCGGCGGCTGGGAACTCTGCGGGCGCCTGAAATGGATCGACCCATTCTTTTTCTCGATGCCGTCGTTGATCTTCCTGCAGATCGTCGACTGGTTCCAGAACGGCACGTCGCAGGGGCCGCTGCTCGTACAGGTGTGGGTTACGCTTGAAGAGACCTTGATCGGCTTCTTTATCGGCTCCGTTGCCGGGATCGTGTGCGGTGTCGTGCTGGGACGCAACAAGCTGCTCGCCGACGTGTTCGACATTTACATCAAGATCGCCAACTCGATACCGCGCGTGGTACTCGGCTCGGTGTTCGTGATCGCGCTTGGCCTCGGGATGGCCTCCAAGGTTGCGCTCGCGGTGGTCATGGTATTTTTCGTCGTATTCGGCAATGCCTTCCAGGGCGTGCGCGAAGCCGACCGCTACATGATTGCGAACGCGCAGATCTTGGGCGCTTCGAAACGCCAGCTGACGACCTACGTCGTGATTCCATCGGCGCTGTCGTGGATTCTCGCGAGCCTGCACGTGAGCTTCGGCTTTGCCCTGGTCGGCGCGGTGGTCGGCGAGTTCCTCGGCTCCAAGCAAGGTATCGGTCTGCTGATTTCGACCGCACAGGGGGCATTCAACGCGAGTGGCGTGTTCGCGGCGATGATCGTGCTGGCCGTGGTCGCACTCGCTACGGACTATCTGCTGACCACGTTGGAAAAGCGTTTGCTGAAGTGGAGGCCCGCTGCGTTCTGA
- a CDS encoding MBL fold metallo-hydrolase, translated as MKPSRNTDSVPGEWYIDTACINCGASRHVAPELIAERNDKSVFVRQPITPEEQLAAWRAVFVCPTASVRSETKQPRPNAMIFPQQITSGVWRCGFNARSSFGAHSYFAARPDGNLLIDSPRYAAELVKWFDNAGGIAHILLSHRDDVADADKYARQFGARVWIHREDRSAAPYATDLLDDGSAPGIASGVRAIPLPGHTRGSVAYLLEDRVLFSGDSLAWSPRERDLIAFRDACWYSWTELTESLGKLAAYRFEWLLPGHGWLAHLPAEEMSARLLALVARMRND; from the coding sequence ATGAAGCCATCACGCAATACCGACTCCGTCCCTGGGGAGTGGTACATCGACACAGCGTGCATCAATTGCGGTGCATCGCGTCACGTCGCGCCGGAGCTGATTGCCGAAAGAAACGACAAAAGTGTCTTCGTTCGGCAGCCCATCACGCCGGAAGAGCAACTCGCTGCCTGGCGTGCGGTGTTCGTATGTCCTACGGCATCGGTACGCAGCGAAACGAAGCAGCCTCGCCCGAACGCCATGATCTTTCCGCAGCAGATCACATCGGGTGTGTGGCGCTGCGGATTCAACGCACGATCGTCGTTTGGCGCACATTCGTATTTTGCGGCGCGTCCGGACGGCAATCTGCTGATCGACTCACCGCGCTATGCGGCGGAGCTGGTGAAATGGTTTGACAACGCCGGTGGTATTGCACACATCCTTCTGTCGCATCGTGACGATGTCGCAGACGCGGACAAGTACGCGCGCCAGTTTGGCGCCCGTGTCTGGATCCACCGGGAGGACAGGTCGGCCGCCCCATATGCTACGGATCTGCTCGACGACGGGTCGGCACCGGGGATCGCGTCCGGCGTGCGCGCGATCCCTCTGCCCGGGCATACTCGGGGTAGCGTCGCATACCTGCTCGAGGATCGCGTGCTCTTCTCTGGTGATTCGCTTGCCTGGAGCCCACGCGAGCGGGATCTCATCGCGTTCAGGGACGCGTGCTGGTATTCATGGACCGAACTCACCGAATCGCTTGGCAAGCTGGCCGCGTATCGTTTCGAATGGCTGCTTCCTGGTCACGGTTGGCTCGCGCACTTGCCGGCCGAGGAAATGAGTGCTCGCTTACTCGCGTTGGTTGCACGCATGCGAAATGATTGA
- a CDS encoding DUF4304 domain-containing protein has translation MPHFRRQRGDRVDLLTVQFDRHG, from the coding sequence TTGCCGCATTTCCGACGCCAGCGAGGTGATCGGGTTGATCTGTTGACGGTGCAGTTCGATCGCCACGGTTGA
- a CDS encoding ABC transporter ATP-binding protein: protein MNQVLPKDAPVIEFRSVSCRFISPDGKATVALRDFSMSVAQGEFIAIVGPTGCGKSTTLSMITGLLKPTAGEVHLMGAPVNGIDPRIGFVFQADAVFPWRSVLDNVAAGPLFRGRSKSAAYDEANQWLRRVGLEKFGKHYPHQLSGGMRKRVALAQTFINKPEILLMDEPFSALDMQTRTLMQDELLQLWSANAGSVVFVTHDLEEAIALADRVFVLTARPATLKKVYEIDLPRPRVTSEVRYDPRFIEISRDIWHDLREEVQIA from the coding sequence ATGAATCAAGTTCTACCCAAAGACGCACCGGTTATCGAATTCCGCTCTGTGTCGTGCCGCTTCATTTCTCCCGACGGCAAGGCAACCGTCGCCTTGCGCGATTTCAGCATGTCCGTTGCGCAAGGCGAATTCATCGCAATTGTCGGCCCCACGGGCTGCGGTAAATCGACCACGCTCAGCATGATCACGGGGCTGCTGAAGCCCACCGCCGGCGAGGTTCACCTGATGGGCGCGCCCGTCAACGGCATCGATCCGCGCATCGGCTTCGTGTTTCAGGCAGACGCGGTGTTCCCGTGGCGCTCGGTGCTCGACAACGTGGCGGCCGGCCCGCTCTTTCGCGGCCGCTCGAAATCGGCGGCCTATGACGAGGCGAACCAGTGGTTGCGCCGCGTTGGTCTCGAGAAGTTCGGCAAGCATTATCCGCATCAGTTGTCGGGCGGCATGAGAAAGCGTGTGGCGCTCGCGCAGACGTTCATCAACAAGCCGGAAATCCTGCTGATGGATGAGCCGTTTTCCGCGCTCGACATGCAGACTCGCACGCTGATGCAGGACGAACTACTGCAGTTGTGGTCGGCGAATGCGGGATCGGTGGTGTTCGTCACGCACGACCTCGAAGAAGCGATCGCGCTCGCGGACCGCGTGTTCGTGCTGACCGCGCGTCCGGCGACGCTCAAGAAGGTCTACGAGATCGACCTGCCGCGTCCGCGCGTCACGTCGGAGGTTCGCTACGATCCGCGCTTTATCGAAATTTCGCGCGATATCTGGCACGACTTGCGCGAGGAAGTACAAATTGCTTAA
- a CDS encoding Type 1 glutamine amidotransferase-like domain-containing protein — protein sequence MRGVFVIQEIVFVNQVGSRILRTTPYCYTARSIPVSDFHARLLEQDAIYVGGGNTKSALAVWREWELDSILRTAWEKGVLLAGMSAGAMCWFEAGLTDHTHRAADKGRHRTTNSPTVQDAICRSTRLYDQ from the coding sequence GTGCGTGGCGTCTTTGTCATCCAGGAAATCGTGTTCGTCAACCAAGTCGGTTCACGAATTCTACGCACGACGCCTTATTGCTACACTGCCAGGTCGATTCCTGTCTCAGATTTCCACGCCAGGTTGCTTGAGCAGGACGCCATTTACGTAGGTGGCGGTAATACCAAGTCCGCACTTGCCGTGTGGCGGGAGTGGGAGCTTGATTCGATTTTGCGAACGGCATGGGAGAAAGGCGTGTTGCTCGCGGGCATGAGTGCGGGCGCGATGTGCTGGTTTGAAGCCGGGCTTACAGATCATACTCACAGGGCAGCCGACAAGGGCAGGCATCGAACAACAAATTCACCCACTGTCCAGGATGCTATCTGCCGTTCGACCCGGCTGTACGACCAATGA
- a CDS encoding ABC transporter substrate-binding protein, with amino-acid sequence MRHTFRTFRHIALASSLLFGIASQHAMADESGKITIMVGGITKLIYLPARLTEQLGYFKDEGLDVELLSQPAGVDAENELLAGAVQGVVGFYDHTIDLQTKGKEVKAIVVFGQVPGEVEMVSTKSADAIKSMADVKGKTLGVTGLGSSTSFLTQYLAGQHGIQSTGYTMLPVGADASFIAAIRQGRIDAGMTTEPTVSALQKSGEAKVLVDMRSVDGTKAALGGTYPGASLYVQAAWAESHKAQAGKLAHAFVRTMQFIHTHSAEEVAAKMPSDYQKDKTLYVSALKASLPMYTSDGKMPDDGPATVLKVLSAFNPSVKGKHVDLARTYTNEFVSAK; translated from the coding sequence ATGCGCCACACCTTCCGCACGTTTCGCCATATCGCCCTCGCATCTAGCCTGTTATTCGGTATTGCATCGCAACATGCCATGGCCGACGAATCGGGAAAGATTACGATCATGGTCGGCGGAATTACGAAGCTGATTTATCTGCCGGCACGCCTTACGGAACAGCTTGGCTATTTCAAGGATGAAGGGCTCGATGTCGAGCTGCTGTCGCAGCCCGCCGGTGTCGACGCCGAAAACGAACTGCTCGCGGGCGCTGTCCAGGGCGTCGTCGGTTTCTACGATCACACCATCGACCTGCAGACCAAGGGTAAGGAGGTCAAGGCGATCGTCGTGTTCGGGCAGGTGCCGGGCGAGGTCGAGATGGTCTCGACAAAGTCCGCCGACGCGATCAAGTCGATGGCCGACGTCAAGGGTAAGACGCTCGGCGTGACGGGCCTCGGCTCGTCGACGAGCTTTCTTACGCAATACCTCGCTGGCCAGCACGGCATCCAATCGACCGGATACACAATGCTGCCCGTCGGCGCCGACGCGAGCTTCATCGCCGCGATCAGGCAAGGCCGCATCGATGCGGGCATGACCACCGAACCCACCGTTTCGGCGCTGCAGAAATCGGGCGAGGCGAAGGTGCTAGTCGACATGCGCTCGGTCGACGGCACGAAGGCCGCGCTCGGCGGCACCTATCCGGGGGCGAGCCTCTACGTGCAGGCCGCATGGGCGGAGTCGCACAAGGCTCAGGCCGGCAAGCTTGCGCATGCGTTCGTGCGCACGATGCAATTCATCCACACGCACAGCGCGGAAGAAGTCGCCGCGAAGATGCCGAGCGACTACCAGAAAGACAAAACGCTCTACGTAAGCGCGCTGAAGGCTTCGCTTCCGATGTACACGTCGGACGGCAAGATGCCCGACGACGGCCCGGCCACTGTGTTGAAGGTGCTGTCGGCCTTCAACCCGTCGGTCAAGGGCAAGCATGTGGACCTGGCCAGAACCTACACGAATGAATTCGTCAGCGCGAAGTAA
- a CDS encoding 4Fe-4S dicluster domain-containing protein, whose protein sequence is MSKWNLVIKVGRCENCQNCVIAARDEHVGNDFPGYAAPADANADSPIRILRRVQGDAHMVETTYLPVMCNHCDEAPCMKVGGDAIRKRADGIVIIDPDKARGRKDIVKSCPYKAIVWNEELQLPQIWIFDAHLLDQGWPQPRCQQSCPTDVFETVKLDDAAMAEKARREGLKGLRPNLGTKPRVWYSGLERWEACFIGGSVSAQIADVVECVTDASVALYVGSQKVAETVSDGFGDFRFGGLVKGSGLYRVEIRHALGNAWRECELGESVYLGEVSLAQSANAAEVVSL, encoded by the coding sequence ATGAGCAAGTGGAATCTGGTTATCAAGGTGGGACGTTGCGAGAACTGTCAGAACTGCGTCATCGCCGCCCGGGACGAGCACGTAGGCAACGATTTCCCTGGTTATGCCGCGCCCGCCGACGCCAATGCCGATAGTCCCATCCGTATCCTGCGCCGCGTCCAGGGGGACGCGCACATGGTCGAGACCACGTATCTGCCCGTCATGTGCAATCACTGCGACGAAGCGCCGTGCATGAAGGTAGGCGGCGACGCCATTCGCAAGCGCGCCGACGGTATTGTCATCATCGATCCTGACAAGGCGCGAGGCCGCAAGGACATCGTCAAGTCGTGCCCGTACAAGGCGATCGTCTGGAATGAAGAGCTGCAACTACCGCAGATCTGGATCTTCGATGCCCATCTGCTCGACCAGGGTTGGCCCCAGCCGCGTTGCCAGCAGTCATGCCCCACCGATGTCTTCGAGACAGTCAAGCTCGATGACGCAGCGATGGCCGAGAAGGCCCGGCGCGAGGGGCTCAAGGGTCTGCGGCCTAACCTGGGCACGAAGCCTCGCGTCTGGTACAGCGGCCTCGAGCGCTGGGAAGCGTGCTTTATCGGCGGAAGCGTCAGCGCGCAGATTGCAGACGTCGTCGAGTGCGTCACGGATGCATCAGTCGCCCTGTACGTTGGCAGTCAGAAAGTGGCCGAAACCGTCTCGGACGGCTTCGGAGATTTCCGGTTCGGCGGTCTGGTCAAGGGCAGTGGCCTCTACCGGGTCGAAATCCGTCATGCCCTTGGCAACGCCTGGCGCGAATGCGAACTGGGTGAAAGCGTCTATCTGGGCGAGGTCAGCCTCGCCCAGTCGGCCAATGCAGCGGAGGTGGTGTCACTGTGA
- a CDS encoding YkgJ family cysteine cluster protein yields MSIHFSCTMCGRCCHDLRLPLAIDEALDWTARGGEVQLFCDAIVWPQEPLQTDALAQHRRRRSFSAHSGSLPVRVTVTLVAAFAGPCPNLRPDMSCGAYHRRPRVCRIYPAEVNPFLPLDPAAKACPSDAWSDAGPVLMRAGRIANADTAALIAQSREADERDRIAKTYLCALLGYDTAALANEGFAVYAPARLRLEAALRAAQQSGVPLDDPQPRSAHPWHFITNRSTTLATLQSIGASAGRAEDPSDPAHTPAYLGFFDDDISDSDRLNSPHASGPLQL; encoded by the coding sequence ATGTCGATTCACTTTTCATGCACCATGTGTGGCCGTTGCTGCCATGATCTGCGCCTGCCACTCGCCATTGATGAAGCGCTCGACTGGACCGCGCGCGGTGGTGAGGTGCAACTGTTTTGCGATGCGATCGTCTGGCCCCAGGAGCCGCTGCAGACCGACGCGCTCGCCCAACACCGAAGGCGCCGCTCGTTCTCTGCGCATAGTGGGAGCTTGCCAGTACGTGTAACCGTGACGCTGGTGGCTGCGTTCGCGGGACCGTGCCCCAACCTTCGCCCGGACATGTCTTGCGGCGCCTACCATCGGCGTCCGCGTGTGTGCCGCATCTATCCCGCTGAGGTCAATCCTTTCTTACCACTCGATCCTGCGGCGAAGGCTTGTCCTTCCGATGCGTGGTCCGACGCCGGTCCGGTACTCATGCGCGCGGGCCGGATCGCGAATGCCGACACGGCAGCACTCATCGCGCAGTCGCGTGAAGCCGACGAGCGCGACCGTATCGCCAAGACGTATCTGTGTGCGCTGCTCGGGTACGACACCGCTGCCCTTGCCAACGAAGGTTTCGCGGTCTATGCGCCGGCACGCCTTCGCCTCGAAGCCGCACTGCGGGCAGCGCAACAATCCGGTGTGCCGCTTGACGATCCGCAGCCGCGCTCAGCGCACCCTTGGCACTTCATCACGAATCGCTCGACGACGCTCGCGACGCTGCAGTCAATCGGAGCAAGCGCTGGGCGTGCCGAGGACCCATCCGATCCGGCGCACACCCCGGCATACCTGGGCTTCTTTGACGACGACATCAGCGATAGCGATCGACTGAATTCACCGCACGCGTCGGGTCCGCTTCAACTGTAA
- a CDS encoding H-NS histone family protein: protein MVTLENVQAKIASLQAQAEALAAKQSSGVIAKIRDLMEKHGLTVADIEAHTGGKKRGRKPGAKTVTKPAALAKYRHPKTGATWTGHGRAPAWIASARDRTKFLIDGSAAQPAIAAKKPAATGNYVKGPQAPKYRDPKSGATWSGRGPAPAWLAGAKDRSKFLIVAAAEGASGSKVVSSRKATAKKAATKKVTGKTVAAKKVTAVTKPAPAKRAAVRKTEAKDAVARKAPVKRAPQNPAAAAPTSDSASVPVAA, encoded by the coding sequence ATGGTTACGCTCGAAAACGTGCAGGCAAAAATCGCCAGCTTGCAGGCCCAGGCCGAAGCGCTTGCCGCAAAGCAGTCGTCCGGCGTCATCGCGAAGATTCGTGACCTCATGGAAAAGCATGGTTTGACCGTTGCCGACATCGAAGCACACACCGGCGGCAAGAAGCGTGGCCGCAAGCCAGGCGCCAAGACGGTTACCAAACCAGCAGCATTGGCAAAGTACCGTCATCCGAAGACGGGTGCCACCTGGACGGGGCACGGCCGCGCCCCGGCGTGGATCGCGAGCGCACGTGACCGTACGAAGTTTCTGATCGACGGCAGCGCTGCACAACCGGCTATTGCGGCAAAGAAACCAGCAGCGACGGGCAACTATGTGAAGGGCCCCCAGGCGCCGAAATACCGCGACCCAAAGAGTGGTGCGACGTGGAGTGGCCGTGGCCCTGCACCGGCATGGTTGGCTGGCGCCAAAGATCGTTCGAAGTTTCTGATTGTCGCCGCGGCAGAGGGCGCCTCGGGCTCGAAGGTCGTTTCGTCCAGGAAGGCAACCGCAAAGAAAGCCGCGACGAAAAAGGTGACGGGAAAAACGGTCGCCGCGAAGAAAGTCACGGCAGTAACGAAGCCGGCACCGGCGAAGAGGGCAGCAGTCAGGAAAACTGAGGCGAAAGATGCGGTGGCCAGGAAGGCACCTGTGAAGCGGGCGCCGCAGAACCCGGCAGCAGCCGCACCAACCAGTGATAGCGCCTCGGTGCCCGTCGCCGCCTGA
- a CDS encoding TetR/AcrR family transcriptional regulator has translation MKRERLTRAQRKEQTLENLLEAARIMFVKKGLAATSVEDIAEAAGYTRGAFYSNFDGKPELLLELLRRDHDSAQAKLRAIVGTGGTCEQMKAHAIEYFRRQFSEHDGFPLWVEARLLGCRDAEFQERFNVFRHEKLDQVSAYIRTFSECEGRQPPLQVDALARGLVSLCDGMQLLRMCDPQMVNDEVTQTVLAGFLSRVLQR, from the coding sequence ATGAAGCGGGAACGCCTGACACGCGCGCAGCGCAAAGAGCAGACGCTTGAGAATCTGCTTGAGGCTGCGCGGATAATGTTCGTGAAAAAGGGATTGGCCGCAACGAGCGTTGAGGACATTGCCGAAGCAGCCGGCTACACACGCGGCGCGTTCTACTCGAATTTCGATGGCAAGCCGGAACTGCTGCTTGAGTTGCTTCGCCGGGACCACGATAGCGCACAGGCCAAACTGCGGGCGATCGTCGGAACGGGTGGCACCTGCGAGCAGATGAAGGCGCATGCCATCGAATACTTCAGGCGGCAGTTTTCTGAACATGACGGCTTCCCGCTTTGGGTCGAAGCCAGGCTGCTCGGGTGCCGGGACGCGGAGTTTCAGGAGCGCTTTAACGTCTTCCGGCATGAGAAGCTCGACCAGGTCAGCGCGTACATTCGCACGTTTTCGGAGTGCGAGGGCAGACAACCGCCCCTGCAGGTGGACGCGCTCGCTCGCGGCTTGGTGAGTCTGTGCGATGGTATGCAGCTCCTCAGAATGTGCGATCCGCAGATGGTGAACGACGAGGTGACGCAGACGGTCCTTGCCGGATTTCTTTCCCGCGTATTGCAGCGGTAG
- a CDS encoding cold-shock protein, with amino-acid sequence MLIGRPHPDEGGEDLFAHFSEIKTEGFKSLQENQKVSFDVKMGPKGKQAANIKPV; translated from the coding sequence TTGCTGATCGGCAGGCCTCATCCAGACGAAGGCGGCGAGGACCTGTTTGCCCACTTCTCCGAAATCAAGACGGAAGGCTTCAAGTCATTGCAGGAAAACCAGAAAGTCAGCTTCGACGTGAAGATGGGACCGAAGGGCAAACAGGCCGCGAACATCAAGCCAGTCTAA
- a CDS encoding DUF1223 domain-containing protein has translation MTVDIWSQDMLPRSLTATIASATALLTSHAFAAAPRPVVVELFTSQGCSSCPPADRFLSELSDSRTDVLPLAFHVTYWNQLGWKDPFSFDGADARQARYAQRFRDFEYTPEMVIDGKAEVVGSNRTAASAAIDHAKSAGVTAATVLATRVDSGVSVSIGPGTGRAHVLLVGYDARHVTAIGRGENAGHTLTESNVVRSIVTIGQWSGTALMLRADAVAGEHQVVLLEDNDGAIVGAARVVDTSEAPAR, from the coding sequence ATGACTGTCGATATCTGGAGTCAGGACATGCTGCCCCGTTCTCTCACTGCCACCATTGCGAGCGCTACGGCGCTGCTCACCTCGCATGCGTTCGCTGCCGCGCCGCGCCCAGTTGTCGTTGAACTGTTCACATCGCAGGGCTGTTCGTCGTGCCCGCCGGCGGATCGCTTTCTGTCCGAGCTGAGCGACTCACGTACCGACGTTCTGCCCCTGGCGTTTCATGTCACATACTGGAATCAGCTCGGCTGGAAAGATCCGTTCTCGTTCGACGGCGCCGATGCGCGTCAGGCCCGGTATGCGCAACGGTTTCGCGACTTCGAGTACACGCCGGAGATGGTGATCGACGGCAAGGCCGAGGTGGTAGGCTCTAATCGTACTGCGGCCAGCGCGGCCATTGACCACGCAAAGTCCGCCGGGGTGACGGCCGCTACGGTTCTCGCTACACGTGTAGACAGCGGTGTTTCGGTATCCATTGGCCCGGGCACCGGACGCGCGCATGTGTTGCTGGTCGGCTACGACGCCCGTCACGTCACCGCGATCGGGCGCGGCGAGAACGCAGGCCATACGCTCACTGAATCGAACGTCGTGCGTAGCATTGTGACAATCGGTCAGTGGTCCGGCACGGCGCTCATGTTGCGTGCCGACGCCGTCGCCGGCGAACATCAAGTGGTTCTTCTCGAGGACAATGATGGTGCAATTGTCGGCGCCGCACGCGTTGTCGATACAAGTGAAGCGCCTGCTCGATGA
- a CDS encoding H-NS family nucleoid-associated regulatory protein, which translates to MDERKRDSMIAYLRHRMEEYGIEPDDLASAIAGDQVTQKPARYQNATGGTWTGDGEMPQWLKQAISAGQRLEHFEVASASPVQDSPRKTIDWRDDPFAGSPLARQYTD; encoded by the coding sequence ATGGATGAACGTAAGCGGGACAGCATGATCGCCTATCTCCGCCACCGCATGGAAGAATATGGCATTGAGCCGGACGACCTGGCGTCAGCAATAGCGGGCGATCAGGTAACGCAGAAACCAGCCCGGTATCAAAATGCGACGGGCGGTACCTGGACAGGCGACGGGGAAATGCCCCAGTGGTTGAAGCAGGCGATTAGCGCAGGACAAAGACTCGAACATTTTGAGGTGGCATCGGCATCACCCGTGCAGGATAGCCCGCGAAAGACGATCGACTGGCGCGACGACCCTTTCGCGGGGAGTCCACTTGCGCGGCAGTACACTGACTGA